From Erwinia sp. HDF1-3R, one genomic window encodes:
- the rfaC gene encoding lipopolysaccharide heptosyltransferase RfaC, translating to MQVLIVKTSSMGDVLHTLPALTDAMNAIPGIRFDWVVEEGFAQIPAWHPAVDRVIPVAIRRWRKHWFGSEVREERFLFKREVQSRQYDRVIDAQGLIKSAALVTRIAKGEKHGHDSRSAREPFASWWFDKRHEIDKQQHAVQRTRELFAKSLGYPLPEGPGDYAIADHFLSSPPPDAGQYLVFLHATTRDAKHWPEAHWRTLAGLLKESGMRIKLPWGAEHEHQRAQRIAADFDYVEVLPKLTLEQVARTLAGARAVVSVDTGLSHLTAALACPNLTLYGPTDPGLIGGYGQNQFVLRPASGNNMADISPQQVEEQLLPLIHSGAPHREY from the coding sequence ATGCAGGTCCTGATTGTTAAAACGTCATCAATGGGCGACGTACTGCATACGTTGCCTGCGCTGACCGATGCGATGAACGCCATTCCGGGGATCCGCTTTGACTGGGTGGTGGAAGAGGGCTTTGCTCAAATCCCGGCGTGGCATCCCGCCGTTGACCGGGTGATCCCGGTGGCGATCCGCCGCTGGCGCAAGCACTGGTTTGGCAGCGAGGTCCGTGAAGAACGCTTTCTCTTCAAGCGCGAAGTACAGTCACGCCAGTATGACCGCGTAATCGATGCCCAGGGGTTGATCAAAAGTGCCGCGCTGGTAACCCGCATCGCGAAAGGTGAAAAGCATGGCCATGACAGTCGCAGCGCCAGAGAGCCTTTTGCCAGCTGGTGGTTTGATAAACGCCACGAAATCGACAAGCAGCAGCACGCCGTGCAGCGTACGCGTGAGCTATTCGCGAAAAGCCTTGGCTACCCGTTACCCGAGGGACCGGGAGATTACGCCATAGCCGATCACTTCCTCAGCAGCCCACCGCCTGATGCCGGGCAATACCTGGTCTTTCTGCATGCCACTACGCGCGATGCAAAACACTGGCCAGAGGCCCACTGGCGCACGCTGGCTGGCCTGCTGAAAGAGAGCGGAATGCGCATCAAACTGCCCTGGGGCGCCGAGCATGAACACCAGCGGGCGCAGCGGATAGCGGCTGACTTTGATTATGTTGAGGTGCTGCCAAAGCTGACGCTTGAACAGGTCGCGCGTACGCTGGCTGGCGCCAGGGCGGTTGTGTCAGTCGATACCGGACTCAGCCATCTTACCGCCGCGCTGGCCTGCCCCAATCTCACTCTGTATGGCCCCACCGATCCCGGCTTGATTGGCGGCTACGGCCAAAACCAGTTTGTGCTGCGACCCGCGAGCGGAAACAATATGGCGGATATTTCCCCTCAGCAGGTGGAAGAACAGCTGCTGCCGCTTATCCATTCCGGAGCGCCTCACCGCGAATACTGA
- the rfaF gene encoding ADP-heptose--LPS heptosyltransferase RfaF: MKILVIGPSWVGDMMMSQSLYRTLKAAHPDAVIDVMAPAWCRPLLSRMPEVNDALAMPLGHGALALGERRRLGRTLRDKGYDRAYVLPNSFKSALVPFFAAIKKRIGWRGEMRYGLLNDLRVLEKTAFPLMVERYVALAYDSSRISRAADLPQPLLWPALQVSEAEKRATAAEFGLRPERPVIGFCPGAEFGPAKRWPHYHYAALAQKLIDRGFQIALFGSAKDRETGEEILQTLQPHSRGNCSNLAGSTQLEQAVILLAHCRAVVSNDSGLMHIAAALDRPLVALYGPSSPDFTPPLSHKARVIRLITGYHKVRKGDAEQGYHQSLIDITPERVISELDTLLAENQESECRS, encoded by the coding sequence ATGAAAATTCTGGTAATCGGCCCTTCCTGGGTCGGCGATATGATGATGTCGCAAAGTCTCTATCGTACGCTGAAGGCCGCTCATCCCGATGCCGTGATTGACGTCATGGCACCGGCGTGGTGCCGACCTTTACTGTCGCGTATGCCAGAGGTCAACGACGCGCTGGCGATGCCGCTCGGTCACGGTGCCCTGGCGCTGGGCGAGCGCCGCCGCCTGGGCAGGACGCTACGTGACAAAGGATACGATCGCGCCTACGTGCTGCCCAATTCGTTCAAGTCCGCGCTGGTGCCCTTTTTTGCCGCGATTAAAAAGCGTATCGGGTGGCGCGGGGAGATGCGCTATGGATTGCTGAACGACCTGCGGGTGCTTGAGAAAACCGCATTCCCGCTAATGGTGGAACGCTACGTCGCGCTGGCATATGACTCATCACGGATAAGCCGCGCTGCCGATCTCCCCCAGCCGCTGCTGTGGCCTGCCCTGCAGGTCAGCGAAGCGGAAAAACGGGCGACGGCAGCAGAGTTTGGCCTGCGGCCTGAGCGCCCCGTGATTGGCTTCTGTCCCGGTGCAGAATTTGGTCCGGCCAAGCGCTGGCCTCATTATCACTACGCCGCGCTGGCGCAAAAGCTGATTGATCGTGGCTTTCAAATCGCGCTGTTTGGCTCAGCCAAAGACAGAGAAACCGGGGAAGAGATCCTCCAGACGCTGCAACCGCACTCTCGCGGGAATTGCAGCAATCTGGCCGGCAGCACGCAGCTTGAGCAGGCGGTGATCCTGCTGGCTCACTGCCGCGCCGTGGTCAGTAATGATTCCGGTCTGATGCATATCGCCGCCGCGCTGGACCGTCCGCTGGTGGCACTATATGGCCCCAGCAGCCCGGATTTTACGCCGCCGCTGTCACATAAGGCGCGCGTCATTCGCCTGATTACCGGTTACCACAAAGTGCGTAAGGGCGATGCTGAGCAGGGCTACCATCAGAGCCTGATCGACATCACGCCTGAGCGGGTTATCTCCGAACTTGATACCCTGCTGGCGGAAAACCAGGAGAGCGAATGCAGGTCCTGA
- the rfaD gene encoding ADP-glyceromanno-heptose 6-epimerase — protein MIIVTGGAGFIGSNIIKALNDKGHTDILVVDNLKDGTKFANLVDLNIADYMDKEDFLISILADEDFGDVEAVFHEGACSSTTEWDGKYMMENNYQYSKELLHYCLEHQIPFLYASSAATYGGRNDNFIEAREFEEPLNVYGYSKMLFDHYVRQILPEAGSQVCGFRYFNVYGPREGHKGSMASVAFHLNTQLNNGENPKLFEGSDGFKRDFIYVEDVASVNLWFWENGVSGIYNCGTGRAESFQEVADAALNFHQQGEIEYIPFPEKLKGRYQAYTLADLTKLRAAGYDKPFKTVAEGVNDYMAWLNRNA, from the coding sequence ATGATTATCGTCACCGGCGGTGCGGGCTTTATCGGTAGCAACATCATCAAAGCGCTGAATGACAAAGGCCACACTGACATTCTCGTGGTAGACAATCTGAAGGATGGCACTAAGTTTGCCAACCTGGTGGATCTGAATATTGCTGACTACATGGACAAGGAAGATTTCCTGATTAGCATTCTGGCTGATGAGGATTTTGGCGATGTGGAGGCCGTTTTCCATGAAGGCGCATGCTCCTCGACCACCGAGTGGGACGGCAAGTACATGATGGAAAACAACTATCAGTACTCCAAGGAGCTTTTACACTACTGCCTTGAGCATCAGATCCCCTTCCTTTATGCCTCATCGGCTGCCACCTACGGCGGACGCAATGATAACTTCATTGAAGCGCGTGAATTTGAAGAGCCGCTTAACGTCTACGGCTACTCGAAAATGCTGTTCGATCACTACGTGCGCCAGATCCTTCCGGAAGCTGGCTCGCAGGTATGCGGTTTCCGCTACTTCAACGTCTACGGACCGCGCGAAGGCCACAAGGGCAGCATGGCCAGCGTGGCCTTCCATCTTAATACCCAGCTGAACAACGGCGAAAATCCCAAACTGTTCGAGGGTAGCGACGGCTTTAAGCGCGACTTTATCTACGTTGAAGACGTGGCCTCGGTCAATCTGTGGTTCTGGGAAAACGGCGTATCCGGTATCTATAACTGTGGCACGGGTCGCGCTGAGTCCTTCCAGGAAGTGGCCGACGCGGCGCTCAATTTCCACCAGCAGGGTGAGATCGAGTACATCCCTTTCCCGGAAAAACTCAAGGGTCGCTATCAGGCCTATACGCTGGCCGATCTGACCAAACTTCGCGCGGCTGGCTATGACAAGCCGTTCAAAACCGTCGCCGAAGGCGTGAACGACTATATGGCATGGCTGAACCGCAACGCGTAA
- a CDS encoding glycosyltransferase, giving the protein MVEQRKKILLLDTGNEWGGGTNSMLELLKRIDRSQFDLHCCFYHNYSRGKGDSIEQVLTALGIPILFIPQRKQPRWAKLGKELLRSLVFFNRKLRLRATQRVDAVWRIRPNARQIRQRLTDGHFDLLYMNNQPGSNLEGYLAAEGLPVTVVQHCRIEPVLNRELVERVNHRVDAIIAVSNGVRQVLLDNGVMPQKCFTVFNAIDIWQPLPVRAAMRSQLLQISDDTFVFGSIGSLIPRKSNHHILSALEKFSAAFPAARWRMVILGEGPELSKLQQQAEQAGIADRVVFTGFRSNALEYLAALDVFILASKSEGLPRVVLEAMLLNTAVIGSRVTGTAELIEHDKTGLLFEYGDVQTLFEEMKMLYLDAEKRSFLLHQANASVKQHYAIEHYVSGVETILKNAAHGNSSHV; this is encoded by the coding sequence ATGGTAGAACAGCGTAAAAAAATTCTGCTGCTGGATACCGGCAACGAATGGGGGGGCGGCACCAACAGCATGCTGGAGCTGCTAAAACGTATTGATCGCAGCCAGTTCGATCTTCACTGCTGCTTCTACCACAACTATTCCCGGGGGAAAGGCGATTCGATTGAGCAGGTGCTAACTGCGCTCGGCATCCCCATCCTGTTTATTCCCCAGCGGAAACAGCCCCGCTGGGCCAAGCTCGGCAAAGAGCTGCTGCGTTCGCTGGTCTTTTTCAATCGAAAACTGCGCCTGCGGGCCACGCAGCGCGTCGACGCCGTCTGGCGCATCCGGCCTAATGCCCGGCAAATCCGCCAGCGGCTGACCGACGGTCATTTCGACCTGCTCTATATGAACAATCAGCCGGGATCGAACCTGGAGGGTTATCTCGCGGCAGAAGGGCTGCCGGTGACGGTTGTGCAGCACTGCCGCATCGAGCCGGTGTTAAACCGCGAGCTGGTAGAGCGGGTGAATCACCGCGTGGACGCGATCATCGCCGTTTCCAACGGCGTGCGCCAGGTACTGCTGGATAACGGCGTAATGCCGCAGAAGTGCTTTACGGTATTCAACGCGATAGATATCTGGCAGCCGCTGCCCGTCCGCGCGGCGATGCGCAGTCAGCTCCTGCAAATCAGTGATGACACGTTTGTATTTGGCAGCATCGGCTCACTGATCCCACGCAAATCGAATCACCATATTTTGAGCGCGCTGGAGAAATTTTCCGCCGCCTTTCCCGCCGCCCGCTGGCGGATGGTTATACTGGGCGAAGGCCCTGAACTGTCGAAACTTCAGCAGCAGGCGGAGCAGGCCGGTATTGCCGATCGGGTTGTATTTACCGGCTTTCGCAGCAATGCGCTGGAGTATCTCGCCGCACTGGACGTCTTTATTCTGGCATCAAAAAGCGAAGGTCTGCCACGGGTGGTACTGGAAGCCATGCTGCTGAACACGGCGGTGATCGGCTCCCGCGTCACCGGCACCGCTGAGCTGATTGAGCACGACAAAACCGGCCTGCTTTTTGAGTATGGTGATGTCCAGACCCTGTTTGAAGAGATGAAAATGCTCTATCTGGACGCGGAAAAGCGCAGCTTTCTACTGCATCAGGCCAATGCAAGCGTAAAGCAACACTATGCTATTGAGCACTACGTCTCCGGCGTAGAAACTATTTTAAAAAATGCGGCCCATGGAAACTCTTCGCATGTTTGA
- a CDS encoding divergent polysaccharide deacetylase family protein, with protein sequence MVRLHKLSGMLAGLLMACPVHAGKLSIVIDDFGYRPAQENQVLQMPPAISVAVLPDAPGARVMATKAHQRGHEVLIHLPMAPLSKQPLEKNTLRPDMSSAEIERIIRAAVASVPYAVGLNNHMGSAMTSSLPAMQKVMQVLNNYNFYFLDSMTIGNSQSVPAAAGTRVKVIKRRVFLDDTQNEADIRKQFLRAVHLAQRDGSAIAIGHPHPTTVKVLLQMLPTLPADITLVRPSQLLNEPQSVGHRPLPLPAKPTPPRNPFRGVKTCPVTPQPVPAILALNVVADSIAESQAMRYIKTNFSGLSLQLGKTP encoded by the coding sequence TTGGTACGTCTGCACAAACTTAGCGGCATGCTGGCAGGCCTGTTGATGGCCTGCCCGGTTCACGCCGGCAAACTCTCAATTGTCATTGATGATTTCGGCTACCGCCCCGCGCAGGAAAACCAGGTGCTGCAGATGCCGCCTGCCATTTCCGTTGCTGTCCTGCCTGATGCGCCGGGTGCGCGCGTCATGGCCACGAAGGCGCACCAGCGCGGCCATGAGGTGCTGATCCATCTGCCGATGGCACCGCTGAGCAAGCAGCCGCTGGAAAAAAACACCCTGCGTCCGGATATGTCCAGCGCCGAAATCGAGCGCATTATTCGTGCGGCGGTCGCCAGCGTACCCTATGCGGTCGGCCTTAATAATCATATGGGCAGCGCGATGACCTCCAGCCTGCCTGCGATGCAAAAAGTTATGCAGGTTTTGAACAACTACAATTTTTACTTTCTCGATAGCATGACCATTGGCAACAGCCAGTCTGTACCCGCGGCTGCGGGCACGCGTGTGAAAGTCATTAAGCGTCGCGTTTTCCTCGACGACACGCAGAATGAAGCGGATATTCGCAAACAGTTCCTCCGCGCCGTGCATCTGGCACAGCGCGACGGTTCAGCCATTGCGATTGGTCATCCGCATCCCACCACGGTGAAAGTGCTGTTGCAAATGCTGCCCACGCTCCCTGCGGACATTACCCTGGTGCGTCCGAGTCAGCTGCTGAATGAACCCCAGTCGGTCGGCCACCGACCGCTGCCGCTGCCCGCGAAGCCAACGCCGCCGCGTAATCCGTTCCGTGGCGTGAAAACCTGCCCGGTGACCCCACAGCCCGTTCCGGCAATTCTCGCCCTGAACGTGGTGGCAGACAGCATCGCTGAGAGTCAGGCTATGCGCTACATCAAAACGAACTTTTCCGGATTGAGCCTTCAGCTCGGAAAGACCCCTTAA
- the envC gene encoding murein hydrolase activator EnvC — MREKATVSVQRTQVNGSATGVLLRSRVFTLSACVLCAGFFLLPAPGRAADDNKSQLSSLQQDIAKKEKSVQQQKQQRGKLLDQLQSQEKIIAQASRQLRETQIILTGLNKEIADLSASISKLQAQQDAQEKLLAEQLDAAFRQGQHGGVQLILSGEESQRSERILAYFSYLNDARQKSIDDLKKTRSQLSAQKASRVDKLARQKSLLAEQQSQHQKLEGARVARKKTLTTLESSLEKDQAQLVEMRQNESRLRDKIAKAEQEARARAEREAKEAQRVRQREAQAKSKGRTYKPTESERALVSRTGGLGRPAGQALWPVRGSIEHRFGEQLQGELRWKGLVINAPEGTEVKAIADGRVLMADWLQGYGLVVVVEHGKGDMSLYGYNQSALVSVGAQVKAGQPIALVGTSGGRGTPSLYFEIRRQGQAVNPLPWLGR, encoded by the coding sequence ATGAGGGAAAAAGCGACAGTTTCAGTTCAACGAACCCAGGTTAACGGATCGGCCACAGGCGTTCTGCTACGATCTCGCGTGTTCACCCTGTCAGCCTGCGTGCTCTGCGCTGGCTTTTTTCTGCTGCCCGCTCCCGGCAGGGCAGCGGATGATAACAAATCGCAACTTTCCAGCCTGCAGCAGGACATCGCTAAAAAAGAGAAAAGCGTTCAGCAGCAAAAGCAGCAGCGCGGCAAACTGCTCGATCAGCTGCAAAGTCAGGAAAAAATCATTGCTCAGGCCAGCCGACAGCTGCGCGAAACGCAGATAATCCTCACTGGCTTAAATAAAGAGATCGCCGATCTGTCGGCGTCCATCAGCAAGCTCCAGGCACAGCAGGATGCGCAGGAGAAACTGCTGGCGGAGCAGCTGGATGCGGCGTTTCGTCAGGGCCAGCACGGCGGCGTACAGCTGATACTCAGCGGCGAAGAGAGCCAGCGGAGCGAACGCATTCTGGCCTATTTCAGCTACCTGAATGATGCGCGCCAGAAGTCCATCGACGATCTGAAAAAAACCCGCAGCCAGCTCTCTGCGCAGAAAGCCTCGCGGGTGGATAAACTCGCCCGGCAGAAATCCCTGCTGGCTGAGCAGCAGTCTCAGCATCAGAAGCTGGAAGGCGCCCGCGTGGCACGTAAGAAAACGCTGACCACGCTGGAATCCTCGCTGGAAAAAGACCAGGCCCAGCTGGTTGAGATGCGTCAGAATGAGAGCCGCCTGCGCGATAAAATCGCGAAAGCCGAACAGGAAGCGCGGGCACGGGCAGAACGCGAAGCGAAAGAGGCTCAGCGCGTTCGCCAGCGTGAGGCGCAGGCTAAGAGCAAGGGCAGAACCTATAAACCTACCGAAAGCGAACGCGCACTGGTCTCCCGCACCGGAGGCCTCGGGCGGCCTGCGGGTCAGGCGCTATGGCCGGTACGGGGTTCCATTGAGCATCGCTTCGGTGAACAGCTGCAGGGTGAACTGCGCTGGAAGGGGCTGGTCATTAACGCACCGGAAGGCACCGAGGTCAAAGCGATCGCCGATGGCCGCGTGCTGATGGCCGACTGGCTCCAGGGTTATGGGCTGGTCGTGGTGGTTGAACACGGCAAAGGCGACATGAGCCTGTATGGTTATAACCAGAGCGCGCTGGTCAGCGTTGGCGCCCAGGTTAAAGCCGGGCAGCCTATTGCGCTGGTAGGTACCAGCGGTGGGCGCGGCACCCCTTCACTCTATTTTGAAATCCGCCGCCAGGGACAGGCTGTTAATCCACTCCCGTGGTTAGGAAGATAA
- a CDS encoding rhodanese-like domain-containing protein, translating to MQDIMQFAGSHTILSLAWVVLLVLVIVTTVKGMFSKVKTVSRGEATRLINKEEAVVIDVRSRDDYRKGHISNAINILAADIKKGSFGELEKHKAQPIIVVCANGTTAAEPASQLNAAGFERVFVLKDGVSGWSGENLPLVRGK from the coding sequence ATGCAAGATATTATGCAGTTCGCAGGCAGCCATACCATTCTGAGTCTGGCGTGGGTTGTCCTGCTGGTTTTGGTGATCGTGACCACCGTTAAGGGCATGTTCTCCAAGGTAAAAACAGTTAGCCGTGGTGAAGCAACCCGATTAATCAATAAAGAAGAAGCCGTTGTCATTGATGTCCGTTCTCGCGATGACTACCGTAAAGGCCATATTTCTAACGCAATTAACATCCTGGCGGCCGATATCAAAAAAGGCAGCTTTGGCGAACTGGAAAAACATAAAGCGCAGCCGATTATTGTCGTCTGTGCCAATGGCACCACTGCGGCCGAGCCGGCTTCTCAGCTCAATGCAGCGGGTTTTGAACGGGTTTTCGTATTGAAAGATGGCGTTTCCGGCTGGAGTGGTGAAAACCTGCCGCTGGTTCGCGGTAAATAA
- the grxC gene encoding glutaredoxin 3 has product MANVEIYTKATCPFCHRAKALLSQKGVNYQEIAIDGDADKREEMIKRSGRTTVPQIFIDAQHIGGCDDLFALDGRHGLDPLIK; this is encoded by the coding sequence ATGGCGAACGTAGAGATCTACACCAAAGCAACCTGTCCTTTCTGCCATCGCGCTAAAGCGCTGTTAAGCCAGAAGGGCGTGAATTATCAGGAAATTGCCATTGATGGGGATGCCGATAAGCGCGAAGAGATGATCAAACGTAGCGGTCGTACCACCGTTCCACAGATTTTCATTGATGCGCAGCACATCGGCGGCTGCGACGACCTGTTTGCGCTCGATGGCCGCCACGGCCTCGACCCGCTGATAAAGTAA